In Streptomyces sp. NBC_00448, the following are encoded in one genomic region:
- a CDS encoding potassium channel family protein, producing the protein MADDPRLARWKTRSERPLFAVSLLFLTAYAVHVLARGMPSAGHDACLAVVYGAWAVFLVDYLVRWRLGPRRSLLAHVRHHPLDTVVLVLPLLRPLRFVSMYQAVQRRRDEPRLSLYGRVIAYAGLSAVLLGFAAALAVYQVERDAPGATIRTFGDSVWWMCSTITTVGYGDTTPVTPAGRTIAVGLMVCGMALLGAVTGAFSSWLFQVFAREGEKPPLR; encoded by the coding sequence ATGGCCGACGACCCCCGCCTCGCCCGGTGGAAGACCCGCAGCGAACGGCCCCTGTTCGCCGTGTCGCTGCTCTTCCTGACCGCGTACGCCGTGCACGTGCTGGCCCGCGGGATGCCCTCCGCCGGGCACGACGCGTGCCTGGCGGTGGTGTACGGCGCCTGGGCGGTGTTCCTCGTCGACTACCTGGTGCGGTGGCGGCTGGGCCCGCGGCGCTCGCTCCTCGCGCACGTGCGCCACCACCCGCTCGACACGGTCGTGCTGGTGCTGCCGCTGCTGCGCCCGCTGCGCTTCGTCAGCATGTACCAGGCGGTCCAGCGGCGCCGCGACGAGCCGCGGCTGAGCCTGTACGGGCGGGTGATCGCGTACGCCGGGCTCTCCGCGGTGCTGCTCGGTTTCGCGGCCGCGCTGGCGGTCTACCAGGTGGAGCGGGACGCGCCGGGCGCGACGATCCGCACGTTCGGCGACTCGGTGTGGTGGATGTGCTCCACGATCACCACGGTCGGCTACGGCGACACCACCCCGGTCACGCCGGCCGGCCGCACCATCGCGGTCGGGCTGATGGTGTGCGGCATGGCGCTGCTGGGCGCGGTGACCGGCGCGTTCTCGTCGTGGCTGTTCCAGGTCTTCGCCCGCGAGGGCGAGAAGCCCCCGCTCCGCTGA
- a CDS encoding glycoside hydrolase family 76 protein: MSSEDQRESGTSRRAFGKAAAVAGGSLVLGLAATPAIASPARPDTGRSGYARRAVAAYDALQRFYYAPDVKLYAPNHPAQPGDNPYAYVYPFSGVITATLGLLRLDRRYASAVRDRDEALAGYYNPSPVSANPLSPPAPASPPGYASYLLPPLGQGGDLFYDDNEWLGLAALQQYRITGDRAALQRARLIFALIRYGWDDDPGHPDPGGTFWTQATYNHDRNTVSNALGVEIGARLYLLTGNRDILRHSIEMFDWVDRHLKAPNGLYWDHVDLQGTVDTAQLAYNQGNMLGAAALLHLATGERGYLEEARDIAERALGTYDFANSFASDVPGAVVLFKNMLLLHSIDPDERYRGAQRACADALWGTVDPSTRLLPAKAGLAVNTQAALVEMQTLAAWSPRDYHLLL; this comes from the coding sequence ATGTCAAGCGAAGACCAGCGTGAATCGGGGACGAGCCGGCGGGCGTTCGGCAAGGCCGCGGCGGTGGCGGGCGGTTCCCTCGTCCTCGGGCTCGCCGCGACACCGGCGATCGCGAGCCCGGCGCGGCCGGACACGGGCCGGAGCGGCTACGCGCGACGCGCGGTCGCGGCGTACGACGCGCTCCAGCGCTTCTACTACGCGCCCGACGTCAAGCTCTACGCGCCGAACCACCCCGCCCAGCCCGGCGACAACCCGTACGCCTACGTCTATCCGTTCTCCGGGGTCATCACGGCCACCCTCGGCCTGCTCCGGCTCGACCGCCGCTACGCCTCGGCCGTACGGGACCGGGACGAGGCGCTGGCCGGCTACTACAACCCCTCGCCCGTGTCGGCCAACCCGCTGAGCCCGCCCGCCCCGGCCAGCCCGCCCGGCTACGCGTCCTACCTGCTGCCCCCGCTGGGCCAGGGCGGCGACCTCTTCTACGACGACAACGAGTGGCTCGGCCTCGCCGCGCTCCAGCAGTACCGGATCACCGGTGACCGGGCGGCCCTCCAACGCGCCCGGCTGATCTTCGCGTTGATCCGCTACGGCTGGGACGACGACCCCGGCCACCCCGATCCCGGCGGAACGTTCTGGACCCAGGCCACCTACAACCACGACCGCAACACCGTCTCCAACGCCCTCGGCGTGGAGATCGGCGCCCGGCTGTACCTGCTCACCGGGAACCGGGACATACTCCGGCACTCCATCGAGATGTTCGACTGGGTCGACCGCCACCTCAAGGCCCCCAACGGCCTGTACTGGGACCACGTCGACCTCCAGGGCACCGTGGACACCGCGCAACTGGCCTACAACCAGGGCAACATGCTCGGCGCCGCGGCGCTGCTGCACCTGGCCACCGGCGAGCGCGGCTACCTCGAAGAGGCGCGGGACATCGCCGAACGGGCGCTGGGGACCTACGACTTCGCGAACAGCTTCGCCTCCGACGTCCCCGGCGCCGTGGTGCTGTTCAAGAACATGCTGCTGCTGCACTCGATCGACCCCGACGAGCGCTACCGCGGCGCGCAGCGCGCCTGCGCGGACGCCCTGTGGGGGACGGTCGACCCGTCCACCCGCCTGTTGCCGGCGAAGGCGGGGCTCGCCGTCAACACCCAGGCCGCGCTGGTGGAGATGCAGACACTGGCGGCGTGGAGCCCGCGCGACTACCACCTGCTCCTGTGA
- the thrS gene encoding threonine--tRNA ligase → MSDLRVIIKRDSAEPEARVVTTGTTAADLFEGERAVVAARVGGALKDLAYPVADGDEVEAVEITSPDGLNILRHSTAHVMAQAVQDLFPLAKLGIGPPIKDGFYYDFDVPQPFTPDDLKAIEKRMQEIQKRGQRFSRRAITDDAAREELADEPYKLELIGLKGSAANSEDGADVEVGGGELTIYDNLDAKTGELCWKDLCRGPHLPTTRAIPAFKLMRNAAAYWRGSEKNPQLQRIYGTAWPTKDELKAHLDFLAEAEKRDHRKLGAELDLFSFPDELGSGLAVFHPKGGVIRKEMEEYSRRRHEEAGYEFVNTPHITKAKLYETSGHLPHYAEGMFPPMEFEGQDYYLKAMNCPMHNLIFDARGRSYRELPLRLFEFGTVYRYEKSGVVHGLTRARGFTQDDSHIYCTKEQVPDELDSLLTFVLNLLRDYGLSDFYLELSTRGEGDKFIGEDHEWAEATEQLRQAAEKQGLELVMDPGGAAFYGPKISVQARDAIGRTWQMSTIQVDFQQPARFKLEYTAADGTRQQPVMIHRALFGSIERFFAVLLEHYAGAFPAWLAPVQAVGIPVGDAHVPYLQEFADEAKRKGLRVEVDASSDRMQKKIRTWQRQKPPFMIIVGDDDMSHGTVSFRYRDGSQENNVPRDEALAKLVDVVERRVQV, encoded by the coding sequence GTGTCAGACCTCCGTGTGATCATCAAACGCGATTCCGCCGAACCGGAAGCGCGGGTGGTCACGACGGGCACGACCGCGGCGGATCTGTTCGAGGGCGAGCGGGCCGTGGTCGCCGCCCGCGTCGGCGGCGCGCTCAAGGACCTCGCCTACCCGGTCGCCGACGGCGACGAGGTCGAGGCCGTGGAGATCACCAGCCCCGACGGGCTGAACATCCTGCGGCACTCCACCGCCCACGTGATGGCCCAGGCGGTGCAGGACCTCTTCCCGCTGGCCAAGCTCGGCATCGGCCCGCCGATCAAGGACGGCTTCTACTACGACTTCGACGTCCCGCAGCCCTTCACCCCCGATGACCTCAAGGCCATCGAGAAGCGGATGCAGGAGATCCAGAAGCGCGGCCAGCGCTTCTCCCGCCGCGCGATCACCGACGACGCGGCCCGCGAGGAGCTGGCCGACGAGCCGTACAAGCTGGAGCTGATCGGCCTCAAGGGCTCCGCGGCGAACTCCGAGGACGGCGCGGACGTCGAGGTGGGCGGCGGCGAGCTGACCATCTACGACAACCTCGACGCGAAGACCGGCGAGCTGTGCTGGAAGGACCTGTGCCGCGGCCCGCACCTGCCCACCACCCGCGCCATCCCGGCCTTCAAGCTGATGCGCAACGCCGCCGCGTACTGGCGCGGCAGCGAGAAGAACCCGCAGCTCCAGCGGATCTACGGCACCGCGTGGCCCACCAAGGACGAGCTCAAGGCCCACCTGGACTTCCTCGCCGAGGCGGAGAAGCGCGACCACCGCAAGCTCGGCGCCGAACTCGACCTCTTCTCCTTCCCCGACGAGCTGGGCTCGGGCCTCGCCGTCTTCCACCCCAAGGGCGGGGTGATCCGCAAGGAGATGGAGGAGTACTCCCGCAGGCGCCACGAGGAGGCGGGGTACGAGTTCGTCAACACCCCGCACATCACCAAGGCGAAGCTCTACGAGACCTCCGGCCACCTGCCGCACTACGCCGAGGGCATGTTCCCCCCCATGGAGTTCGAGGGGCAGGACTACTACCTCAAGGCCATGAACTGCCCGATGCACAACCTGATCTTCGACGCCCGCGGCCGCTCCTACCGCGAACTGCCCTTGCGGTTGTTCGAGTTCGGCACGGTGTACCGGTACGAGAAGTCGGGCGTCGTGCACGGCCTGACCCGGGCCCGCGGCTTCACCCAGGACGACTCGCACATCTACTGCACGAAGGAGCAGGTGCCCGACGAGCTGGACTCCCTGCTCACCTTCGTGCTGAACCTGCTGCGGGACTACGGCCTCAGCGACTTCTACCTGGAGCTGTCCACCCGCGGCGAGGGCGACAAGTTCATCGGCGAGGACCACGAATGGGCCGAGGCCACCGAGCAGTTGCGGCAGGCCGCCGAGAAGCAGGGCCTGGAACTGGTGATGGACCCGGGCGGCGCCGCCTTCTACGGCCCGAAGATCTCGGTCCAGGCGCGTGACGCGATCGGCCGGACCTGGCAGATGTCCACGATCCAGGTCGACTTCCAGCAGCCGGCCCGCTTCAAGCTGGAGTACACCGCGGCCGACGGCACCCGGCAGCAGCCGGTGATGATCCACCGGGCGCTCTTCGGCTCCATCGAGCGGTTCTTCGCGGTGCTGCTGGAGCACTACGCGGGCGCCTTCCCGGCCTGGCTCGCCCCCGTGCAGGCGGTCGGCATCCCGGTCGGCGACGCCCACGTGCCCTACCTCCAGGAGTTCGCGGACGAGGCCAAGCGCAAGGGCCTGCGGGTCGAGGTCGACGCCTCCTCGGACCGGATGCAGAAGAAGATCAGGACCTGGCAGCGGCAGAAGCCGCCGTTCATGATCATCGTCGGTGACGACGACATGTCGCACGGCACGGTGTCCTTCCGCTACCGCGACGGCTCGCAGGAGAACAACGTCCCGCGCGACGAGGCGCTGGCGAAGCTCGTGGACGTGGTGGAGCGCCGCGTGCAGGTCTGA
- a CDS encoding PadR family transcriptional regulator codes for MALRHAVLAALLDEELSGYQLAKAFDLGVANFWQAAPQQLYAELPKLERAGLVTGRKVVQEGRPDKRVYEVTDLGLAELERFAATTGKPSLIRDDLMVKVQAADHVDADVLTARLAERIAFAQARIELFDGLLRRMRGDATEEEYLRHGARIGPYLTCLRGLAFERGNREWYERTAEVLRARQAARG; via the coding sequence ATGGCGCTGCGCCACGCCGTTCTCGCGGCGCTGCTCGACGAGGAGCTGAGCGGGTACCAGCTCGCGAAGGCGTTCGACCTGGGCGTGGCCAACTTCTGGCAGGCCGCCCCGCAGCAGCTCTACGCGGAACTGCCCAAGCTGGAGCGGGCCGGCCTGGTCACCGGCCGCAAGGTGGTGCAGGAGGGCCGCCCCGACAAACGCGTCTACGAGGTCACCGACCTCGGTCTCGCCGAGTTGGAACGCTTCGCCGCCACCACCGGCAAGCCGTCCCTGATCCGCGACGACCTCATGGTCAAGGTGCAGGCCGCCGACCACGTCGACGCCGACGTCCTCACCGCCCGCCTCGCCGAGCGGATCGCCTTCGCACAGGCCCGAATCGAGCTGTTCGACGGGCTGCTGCGCCGGATGCGCGGCGACGCCACCGAAGAGGAGTACCTGCGGCACGGCGCCCGGATCGGCCCCTACCTCACCTGCCTGCGCGGTCTCGCCTTCGAGCGCGGCAACCGCGAGTGGTACGAGCGCACCGCCGAGGTCCTGCGCGCACGGCAGGCGGCCCGCGGGTAG
- a CDS encoding nuclear transport factor 2 family protein, which yields MTATETAVDRFRTAVEQRDLGAMEGLFTEDIRVYSPVKFRPFEGRPLVLGLFNVLLRTFEDFRYVGRLDGAAQTLADGAETPAAVLLFRATVNGREINGIDLIHLDPAGLIREFTVMVRPQSAVHTLGEAVLAGLVADGLAPAQP from the coding sequence ATGACCGCGACCGAAACCGCCGTGGACCGTTTCCGCACCGCCGTCGAGCAGCGTGACCTCGGCGCGATGGAGGGGCTGTTCACGGAGGACATCCGCGTCTACAGCCCGGTGAAGTTCCGCCCCTTCGAGGGCCGGCCCCTGGTGCTCGGCCTGTTCAACGTCCTGCTGCGCACCTTCGAGGACTTCCGCTACGTCGGCCGGCTCGACGGCGCCGCCCAGACACTCGCCGACGGCGCCGAGACCCCCGCCGCGGTGCTGCTCTTCCGCGCCACCGTCAACGGCCGCGAGATCAACGGCATCGACCTGATCCACCTCGATCCGGCCGGCCTCATCCGCGAGTTCACGGTCATGGTCCGCCCGCAGTCCGCGGTCCACACCCTCGGCGAAGCGGTCCTGGCCGGACTGGTCGCGGACGGCCTGGCCCCGGCGCAGCCCTAG
- a CDS encoding HIT family protein — MLIGMTSEPEQRGGAGGPDAFQRLWTPHRMAYIQGENKPTGPGAGDGCPFCAIPSKSDEDGLVIARGERAYAVLNLYPYNSGHLMLVPYRHVADYTDLDDGETAEVALLTKQAMTALRAASGAQGFNIGMNQGDVAGAGIAAHLHQHVVPRWGGDVNFMPVVGNTKVLPQLLADTRKLLADAWPN, encoded by the coding sequence ATGCTGATCGGCATGACGAGTGAGCCGGAGCAGCGGGGTGGGGCGGGGGGTCCGGACGCGTTCCAGCGGCTGTGGACCCCGCACCGGATGGCGTACATCCAGGGCGAGAACAAGCCGACCGGGCCCGGCGCGGGTGACGGGTGTCCCTTCTGCGCGATCCCGTCGAAGTCGGACGAGGACGGGCTGGTCATCGCGCGCGGGGAGCGGGCGTACGCCGTGCTCAACCTGTACCCGTACAACAGCGGGCACCTCATGCTCGTGCCCTACCGGCACGTCGCGGACTACACGGACCTCGACGACGGCGAGACGGCGGAGGTCGCGCTGCTCACGAAGCAGGCGATGACCGCGCTGCGGGCCGCGTCCGGGGCGCAGGGGTTCAACATCGGGATGAACCAGGGGGATGTGGCCGGGGCCGGGATCGCGGCGCACCTGCACCAGCACGTGGTGCCCCGCTGGGGCGGGGACGTCAACTTCATGCCGGTGGTCGGCAATACGAAGGTGCTGCCGCAGCTTCTGGCCGACACCCGTAAGTTGCTCGCGGACGCCTGGCCGAACTGA
- a CDS encoding alpha/beta fold hydrolase, translating into MTAAGGEPIASITDATLTDIATNGVWDSGLTFTPSVIDLANALVAALQGSPGGALPPELAELANAVRRRASIGFPRIVASDGVRLSAFSIELSDPTPHPVVIVPAGWSPYGWLPFLYAYLTLAHRGYHVLAYTPRGIGDPALPSTSEGTVDVAGPKDWADGSTVIDYAQEHFNPSKIGLLGESYGSGISQLIAAHDPDDRVSVVVALSTWGNLATSLYHHHTRHLAAAQALIDFTGGPMEEKFDEETRQVLTDFLGGHHLDDVVAWGTERSPEAYVRLTNERGTPTFFSNTWHESLFPAGQVIETFTQLTVPKRLNMWIGDHGAPEGPGLAGLLTGLPFPGLRVPMREAYDWLDHYLLDADNDVPTWAEVDNQVMFTYRTIPIPGGTHLITVPAHREQRPVWDDVTTGSEIWYLTATRGNGDGALAETPTDGWARDFTAGELTSATAMGAILQTGQQEWFGNPKIYDPAKFERSQLLVWATEPLAGQDGVARRIRGTAAVRFTVRSTSDATTMVAYLFDAAPDGTARIITHEPYTVSDLTPNLDRSVSWQLQPAAYDLPDRHRLVLVVNSRDKLYSFAGEDGSTTTISSPKGEEASLELPLG; encoded by the coding sequence ATGACTGCTGCCGGCGGAGAACCGATCGCGTCGATCACCGACGCAACGCTCACCGACATCGCCACCAACGGTGTCTGGGACTCCGGACTCACCTTCACCCCCTCCGTCATCGATCTGGCCAACGCCCTGGTCGCCGCACTCCAGGGCAGCCCCGGGGGCGCGCTCCCACCGGAACTGGCGGAGCTGGCGAACGCCGTCCGGCGGCGCGCCTCCATCGGCTTCCCGCGCATCGTCGCGTCGGACGGAGTCCGCCTGTCGGCCTTCTCCATCGAACTCAGCGACCCGACGCCCCACCCCGTCGTGATCGTGCCCGCCGGCTGGAGCCCGTACGGCTGGCTGCCCTTCCTGTACGCCTACCTCACGCTGGCGCACCGCGGCTACCACGTGCTGGCCTACACCCCGCGAGGAATCGGCGACCCGGCGCTGCCGTCCACGTCCGAGGGCACCGTCGATGTCGCCGGGCCCAAGGACTGGGCCGACGGGTCGACGGTGATCGACTACGCGCAGGAGCACTTCAACCCGAGCAAGATCGGCCTTCTCGGCGAGTCCTACGGTTCCGGGATCAGCCAGCTCATCGCCGCGCACGACCCGGACGACCGGGTCTCCGTGGTCGTCGCGCTGAGTACCTGGGGCAACCTGGCCACCAGCCTGTACCACCACCACACCCGTCATCTCGCCGCCGCCCAGGCGCTGATCGACTTCACCGGCGGCCCGATGGAGGAGAAGTTCGACGAGGAGACCCGGCAGGTCCTCACCGACTTCCTGGGCGGCCACCACCTCGATGACGTGGTGGCCTGGGGCACGGAACGCTCCCCGGAAGCGTATGTGCGCCTCACCAACGAGCGGGGCACCCCGACCTTCTTCTCGAACACCTGGCACGAGAGCCTCTTCCCGGCCGGCCAGGTGATCGAGACGTTCACGCAGCTCACCGTGCCGAAGCGGCTGAACATGTGGATCGGCGACCACGGCGCGCCCGAAGGTCCCGGCCTCGCCGGGCTGTTGACCGGTCTGCCGTTCCCCGGCCTGCGCGTCCCGATGCGGGAAGCCTACGACTGGCTGGACCACTACCTGCTCGACGCCGACAACGACGTGCCGACGTGGGCGGAGGTGGACAACCAGGTCATGTTCACCTACCGGACCATCCCGATCCCCGGCGGCACCCACCTGATCACCGTTCCGGCGCACCGTGAACAGCGTCCGGTGTGGGACGACGTCACCACCGGCAGCGAGATCTGGTATCTCACGGCCACCCGCGGCAACGGCGACGGCGCGCTGGCCGAGACGCCGACCGACGGATGGGCCCGGGACTTCACCGCCGGCGAGTTGACCTCCGCCACCGCGATGGGCGCCATCCTGCAGACCGGGCAGCAGGAGTGGTTCGGCAACCCCAAGATCTACGACCCGGCGAAGTTCGAAAGGTCGCAGCTGCTGGTCTGGGCGACCGAGCCGCTCGCCGGCCAGGACGGTGTGGCCCGGCGCATCCGGGGCACCGCGGCCGTGCGGTTCACCGTACGCAGCACCTCGGACGCCACCACCATGGTGGCCTACCTGTTCGACGCCGCCCCGGACGGCACGGCCCGGATCATCACCCACGAGCCGTACACCGTCAGCGACTTGACCCCCAACCTGGACCGCTCGGTCAGCTGGCAACTCCAGCCCGCCGCCTACGACCTGCCGGACCGCCACCGGCTCGTCCTGGTCGTCAACAGCCGCGACAAGCTGTACTCCTTCGCCGGCGAGGACGGCAGCACCACCACGATCAGCTCGCCGAAGGGAGAGGAAGCCAGCCTGGAACTCCCGCTCGGCTGA
- a CDS encoding GNAT family N-acetyltransferase, whose amino-acid sequence MGFTLDGPVLEGELVRLEPLEHRHVPELAAAAEEDRGSYGFTWVPRAEEVGRYVDEQLGRAASGRLAPYAQVLRSSGRAVGATSFWEPRFALTPDRLSAIEVGFTWLASSAQGTGVNTEAKYLLFRHAFETWQVGRVDLKTDARNLRSRAAIESVGATFEGVLRNWSRSWAPGEDGRLRDSAIFSITADEWPERRAHLERRLAAATARAGAGVRTRSRLAAVPEVRS is encoded by the coding sequence GTGGGCTTCACGTTGGACGGGCCGGTGCTGGAGGGCGAGTTGGTGCGGCTGGAGCCGTTGGAGCACCGGCACGTGCCGGAGCTGGCCGCGGCCGCCGAGGAGGACCGCGGGTCGTACGGCTTCACGTGGGTGCCCCGGGCCGAGGAGGTCGGGCGCTACGTCGACGAGCAACTCGGGCGTGCAGCGTCCGGTCGGCTCGCGCCGTACGCCCAGGTGCTCAGGTCCTCCGGGCGGGCGGTCGGCGCCACTTCCTTCTGGGAGCCGCGCTTCGCGCTCACCCCCGACCGGCTCTCCGCGATCGAGGTCGGCTTCACCTGGCTGGCGAGCTCCGCGCAGGGCACCGGCGTCAACACCGAGGCGAAGTACCTGCTCTTCCGGCACGCCTTCGAGACCTGGCAGGTCGGCCGGGTCGACCTCAAGACCGATGCCCGCAACCTCCGTTCGCGCGCCGCCATCGAGTCCGTCGGCGCCACCTTCGAGGGCGTGCTCCGCAACTGGTCCCGGTCCTGGGCGCCCGGTGAGGACGGGCGGCTGCGCGACTCCGCGATCTTCTCCATCACCGCCGACGAGTGGCCCGAGCGCCGCGCCCACCTCGAACGCCGCCTCGCCGCCGCCACCGCCCGCGCGGGTGCCGGCGTCCGGACCCGCAGCCGCTTGGCCGCGGTGCCGGAGGTGCGGAGCTGA